One window from the genome of Kryptolebias marmoratus isolate JLee-2015 linkage group LG1, ASM164957v2, whole genome shotgun sequence encodes:
- the LOC108229414 gene encoding lymphotoxin-alpha-like, with amino-acid sequence MEKRTRTSHLLDEWEVSSMEEDGCHCGCKGGAEAGFHLQASLAQLGRRGTTRRRVALLGAAGTLLLLLLLLLLLGVVAVLVTVGLGKPWHASLENRQPNHKTDILQSDVDGKQQVETPANKELKASKHPRALLTVSQNHNHSGKYLQWESKLGKAHCGGGFIYSDGDLVVPRTGYYRVYVQIAYESVAELCHHNVMLLTHSVLYYSDSYPENVVLLSSVDTVRCNETWKKSLYTSAVFHLEANGRLRVTSSQPNHIMKNEQDVFFGADLLPD; translated from the exons ATGGAGAAGCGGACCAGGACTTCACATCTGCTCGACGAATGGGAAGTCAGCAGCATGGAGGAAGACGGCTGCCACTGCGGCTGCAAAGGAGGAGCCGAGGCGGGCTTCCATCTGCAGGCGAGCCTCGCTCAGCTCGGGCGGAGAGGGACGACGCGACGACGGGTGGCCCTGCTCGGGGCGGCGGGGacgctcctgctcctgctcctgctgctgctgctgctcgggGTGGTGGCGGTTCTCGTCACGGTCGGACTCGGAAAGCCATGGCACGCGTCACTGGAGAACCGCCAG CCCAACCACAAGACAGACATTCTTCAATCAg ATGTTGATGGAAAACAGCAAGTGGAGACTCCTGCAAACAAAGAACTCAAAGCGAGCAAGCATCCAAGAGCCTTGCTGACAG TTTCACAGAATCATAATCATTCTGGAAAATATCTTCAGTGGGAGAGCAAACTGGGAAAAGCTCACTGCGGTGGAGGCTTCATCTACTCCGATGGGGATCTGGTGGTACCCAGAACGGGCTACTACCGAGTCTATGTTCAGATTGCCTATGAGAGCGTGGCTGAACTGTGTCATCACAATGTGATGCTGCTCACCCACTCAGTGCTTTATTATAGTGATTCATATCCAGAAAATGTGGTGCTCCTGTCATCTGTGGACACAGTGAGATGCAACGAAACCTGGAAGAAATCCCTCTACACATCCGCCGTGTTTCACCTGGAGGCTAACGGTCGACTGCGCGTCACATCGTCCCAACCAAACCACataatgaaaaatgaacaagaCGTGTTCTTTGGAGCTGACCTTCTCCCTGACTGA